A single window of Tiliqua scincoides isolate rTilSci1 chromosome 10, rTilSci1.hap2, whole genome shotgun sequence DNA harbors:
- the LOC136661080 gene encoding C-X-C chemokine receptor type 3-2-like, which produces MNISFWDDDTYEFPTGSYPDINPRTIPCTREEVGAFARYFGPAILSLAFVVGLVGNGLVLAVLGRHRCPWHFADCFLFQLATADLLLILTLPFWATQFTQGWVFGELLCKLLGALSTMNSYSTVFLLACISIERYFMIVHAVPLQHRWRLSHMLLVSAVLWGICFGLSAVELHFRTVAHFSQAKAQLCHRGFSPKEANSWRLGLRFTSFTLGFLLPLLVMVYCYCRIFARLCQARLFCKNSAVHLLLLILVLFILCWAPFQGFLLVDSLQRLGHLERDCAREKVLDFGLLFTESLGLLHSCLNPLVYAFAGIKFRRELSRLFHRWDRSEEQRQSLSSQDHSLATEVSTARAADFSIML; this is translated from the exons ATGAACATCTCATTCTGGGATGATGACACCTATGAG ttTCCCACTGGGAGCTACCCAGACATTAACCCTAGAACAATCCCCTGCACTCGAGAGGAGGTCGGAGCCTTTGCACGCTACTTTGGGCCGGCCATTTTGTCCTTGGCCTTTGTGGTGGGACTGGTCGGCAATGGGCTGGTGCTGGCCGTCTTGGGAAGGCACCGGTGCCCCTGGCACTTTGCCGACTGTTTCCTCTTCCAGTTGGCCACGGCTGACCTCCTGCTCATCTTAACTCTCCCCTTCTGGGCCACGCAGTTCACCCAGGGCTGGGTCTTTGGAGAACTTCTCTGCAAGCTGCTAGGGGCCCTCTCCACCATGAACAGCTACAGCACTGtcttcctcctggcttgcatCAGCATTGAGCGCTACTTCATGATCGTCCACGCCGTGCCGCTGCAGCACCGCTGGAGGCTCTCTCACATGTTGCTGGTCTCCGCTGTGCTGTGGGGGATCTGCTTTGGCTTGTCTGCCGTGGAGCTGCACTTCCGCACAGTGGCCCACTTCTCCCAGGCGAAAGCACAGCTCTGTCACCGGGGATTCAGTCCCAAGGAGGCAAACTCATGGCGTCTTGGACTGCGCTTTACCTCCTTCACCCTGGGCTTCTTGCTGCCCCTCCTGGTGATGGTGTACTGCTACTGCCGCATTTTTGCCCGGCTGTGCCAAGCCCGGCTGTTCTGCAAGAACTCAGCcgtgcatctcctgctgctgatctTGGTCCTCTTtatcctctgctgggctcccttcCAAGGCTTCCTCCTGGTGGACAGCTTGCAGCGCCTGGGCCACTTGGAACGAGACTGTGCACGGGAAAAGGTGCTGGACTTTGGCTTGCTCTTCACGGAAAGCCTGGGCCTGCTCCACTCCTGCCTCAACCCCTTGGTCTATGCCTTTGCGGGGATCAAGTTCCGAAGGGAGCTTTCCAGATTGTTCCACCGTTGGGACAGGagtgaggaacagaggcagagcctctccagccAGGACCACAGCCTGGCCACAGAAGTCAGCACCGCCCGGGCTGCAGATTTCTCCATCATGTTGTGA
- the LOC136661081 gene encoding very-long-chain 3-oxoacyl-CoA reductase-like: MDLGQLVLSASFVVVTGATAGIGKAYAHELAKRGLNVVLISRSLEKLKQVAAEIEEQHGRSTRVIQMDFAEGSESYEPIRDALQGLEIGILVNNVGMNVPLPLRFLDLPDIDKVIPDLVNCNILSTLKMTQIILPQMVARKKGIIINMSSIFARRPIPLQQIYSASKVFIDVFSRALDGEYRSKGIIVQSVLPSFVDSNMTSEIVRFMKIPADVFAQKALDTVGLTNRTLGTLKHSITDMVVVSCLDAFEMELGGRMEEKFITGYKPRWENCSKENSLVHHHGAIIILKVQ; this comes from the exons ATGGACCTTGGGCAG CTTGTCCTTTCTGCCTCCTTTGTAGTGGTAACCGGAGCCACGGCGGGGATTGGAAAAGCCTACGCGCATGAG CTTGCCAAGAGGGGCCTCAACGTGGTTCTCATCAGCCGCTCCCTAGAAAAGCTGAAGCAGGTGGCTGCTGAAATTG AGGAACAGCACGGCCGAAGCACCAGAGTCATCCAGATGGATTTCGCCGAGGGATCGGAAAGCTATGAGCCGATTCGAGATGCTCTGCAGGGCCTGGAGATTGGCATTCTGG TGAACAATGTTGGCATGAACGTTCCTCTGCCACTGCGTTTTCTAGACCTCCCTGACATTGACAAG GTTATACCTGACTTGGTGAACTGCAATATACTTTCAACATTGAAG ATGACACAGATCATCCTTCCTCAGATGGTTGCCAG GAAGAAGGGGATTATCATAAACATGTCTTCGATATTTGCCCGTCGTCCTATCCCCCTGCAACAGATATATTCTGCATCCAAG GTATTTATAGATGTCTTCTCCCGAGCATTGGACGGAGAATACCGCTCCAAAGGCATCATTGTGCAG AGTGTGCTGCCCAGTTTTGTTGACTCCAATATGACTAGCGAGATTGTAAGATTTATGAAGATACCGGCAGATGTGTTTGCACAAAAGGCATTGGATACTGTGGGGCTCACCAACAGAACCTTGGGCACACTTAAGCACAGCATTACG GATATGGTGGTGGTCTCTTGCCTCGATGCCTTTGAAATGGAATTGGGCGGACgtatggaggagaagttcatcacaggttacaagccacgatgg GAAAACTGCAGCAAAGAAAATTCCCTCGTCCACCATCATGGCGCCATCATCATCCTGAAGGTTCAGTAG
- the LOC136661660 gene encoding C-X-C chemokine receptor type 3-like produces the protein MSEGIWTLDKIDLENTSYDYYNNSCGDCSSPCNIYTIQAFEKVFLPIFYILIFLLGLWGNIMVLVVLLRAKESLPGTDVFIFNLALADILLVVTLPFWVTQAVHGWIFQGFLCKVVGGIFKINFYASIFFLICISIDRYLSIVCVIRMYNRRKSSLVLLASLAVWVLCILLTVPDFIFLNTEYHSRQNLTSCSLIFVLHSAKVWKIGLSIFNQVVAFFLPLVAMGFCYICVILTLLHSKGFQKHKALKVIFAVVAVFFLCWTPYYLVQFVGILIDLKVLEEDCERESQLAIAEAITTSLGFLHCCLMTNLINDSGQSTINMLLMRQLHLS, from the exons ATG TCTGAAGGCATCTGGACCTTGGACAAAATCGATCTTGAGAACACCAGCTATGACTACTACAACAACAGCTGCGGAGACTGCTCCTCACCCTGCAACATCTACACAATCCAGGCCTTTGAGAAGGTCTTTCTGCCCATCTTCTACATCCTGATCTTCCTCTTGGGGTTATGGGGCAACATCATGGTCTTGGTGGTCCTGTTGAGAGCCAAGGAGTCCCTGCCTGGGACAGACGTGTTCATCTTCAACCTGGCCCTGGCCGACATCTTGCTAGTGGTGACGCTCCCTTTCTGGGTCACCCAGGCTGTGCATGGCTGGATCTTTCAGGGCTTCCTCTGCAAGGTGGTCGGTGGCATTTTCAAGATCAACTTCTACGCCAGCATCTTCTTCCTGATCTGCATCAGCATCGACCGCTACCTCTCCATTGTGTGCGTCATCCGCATGTACAACCGCAGGAAGTCCTCTCTGGTCCTCCTGGCTTCCTTGGCTGTTTGGGTCCTCTGCATTCTATTGACCGTGCCGGATTTCATCTTCCTGAACACCGAGTACCATTCCCGCCAGAacctcacctcctgctccctcatTTTTGTCTTGCACTCCGCCAAGGTGTGGAAGATTGGCCTGAGCATTTTCAACCAGGTGGTGGCATTCTTCCTTCCCCTGGTGGCCATGGGCTTCTGCTACATCTGTGTCATCCTCACTCTGCTACACTCCAAAGGCTTCCAGAAGCACAAAGCCCTGAAAGTCATTTTCGCCGTGGTGGCCGTCTTCTTCCTCTGCTGGACGCCCTACTACTTGGTTCAGTTTGTGGGCATCCTGATTGATCTCAAAGTCCTGGAGGAGGACTGTGAGCGGGAGTCCCAGCTCGCAATCGCTGAGGCCATCACCACCAGTCTGGGCTTCTTGCACTGTTGCTTAATGACAAACCTCATaaatgacagtggtcaaagcacaataaatatgctcttaatgaggcaattgcatctctcATAG
- the LOC136661082 gene encoding C-X-C chemokine receptor type 3-2-like, whose protein sequence is MNISIWDDDTYEFPTGSYPDINPRTIPCTREEVGAFARYFGPAILSLAFVVGLVGNGLVLAVLGRHRCPWHFADCFLFQLATADLLLILTLPFWATQFTQGWVFGELLCKLLGALSTMNSYSTVFLLACISIERYFVIVHAVPLQHRWRLSHMLLVSAVLWGICFGLSAVELHFRTVAHFSQAKAQLCHQGFSPKEANSWRLGLRFTSFTLGFLLPLLVMAYCYCCIFARLCQTRLFCKNSAVHLLLPILVLFILCWAPFQGFLLVDSLQRLGHLERDCAREKVLDFGLLFTESLGLLHSCLNPLVYAFAGIKFRRELSRLFHRWDRSEEQRQSLSSQDHSLATEVSTPRAADFSIML, encoded by the exons ATGAACATCTCAATCTGGGATGATGACACCTATGAG ttTCCCACTGGGAGCTACCCAGACATTAACCCCAGAACAATCCCCTGCACTCGAGAGGAGGTCGGAGCCTTTGCACGCTACTTTGGGCCGGCCATTTTGTCCTTGGCCTTTGTGGTGGGACTGGTCGGCAATGGGCTGGTGCTGGCTGTCTTGGGAAGGCACCGGTGCCCCTGGCACTTTGCCGACTGTTTCCTCTTCCAGTTGGCCACGGCTGACCTCCTGCTCATCTTAACTCTCCCCTTCTGGGCCACGCAGTTCACCCAGGGCTGGGTCTTTGGAGAACTTCTCTGCAAGCTGCTAGGGGCCCTCTCCACCATGAACAGCTACAGCACTGtcttcctcctggcttgcatCAGCATTGAGCGCTACTTCGTGATCGTCCACGCCGTGCCGCTGCAGCACCGCTGGAGGCTCTCTCACATGTTGCTGGTCTCCGCTGTGCTGTGGGGGATCTGCTTTGGCTTGTCTGCCGTGGAGCTGCACTTCCGCACAGTGGCCCACTTCTCCCAGGCGAAAGCACAGCTCTGTCACCAGGGATTCAGTCCCAAGGAGGCAAACTCATGGCGTCTTGGACTGCGCTTTACCTCCTTCACCCTGGGCTTCTTGCTGCCCCTCCTGGTGATGGCGtactgctactgctgcatttttGCCCGGCTGTGCCAAACCCGGCTGTTCTGCAAGAACTCAGCCGTGCATCTCCTGCTGCCGATCTTGGTCCTCTTtatcctctgctgggctcccttcCAAGGCTTCCTCCTGGTGGACAGCTTGCAGCGCCTGGGCCACTTGGAAAGAGACTGTGCACGGGAAAAGGTGCTGGACTTTGGCTTGCTCTTCACGGAAAGCCTGGGCCTGCTCCACTCCTGCCTCAACCCCTTGGTCTATGCCTTTGCGGGGATCAAGTTCCGAAGGGAGCTTTCCAGATTGTTCCATCGTTGGGACAGGagtgaggaacagaggcagagcctctccagccAGGACCACAGCCTGGCCACAGAGGTCAGCACCCCCCGGGCTGCAGATTTCTCCATCATGTTGTGA